The Xanthomonas fragariae genome has a segment encoding these proteins:
- the bfr gene encoding bacterioferritin produces MKGHPEVVDYLKQLLRGELAARDQYFLHSRRYEDQGLMALYERINHEMQEETEHADALLRRILFLEGDPDMRPAEFAPGKTVVEMLERDLVVEYEVRAALAAGMKLCEDHGDYVSRDMLLKQLQDTEEDHAWWLEQQLGLIKRIGLELYQTSKIDKGHVAG; encoded by the coding sequence ATGAAAGGCCATCCCGAAGTCGTCGATTACCTCAAGCAGCTGCTGCGCGGCGAATTGGCGGCACGCGACCAGTATTTCCTGCATTCGCGGCGCTACGAAGATCAGGGCTTGATGGCGCTGTACGAGCGCATCAATCATGAAATGCAGGAGGAAACCGAGCACGCCGACGCGCTGCTGCGGCGCATCCTGTTCCTGGAAGGCGACCCGGACATGCGCCCAGCCGAGTTTGCGCCGGGCAAGACCGTGGTGGAGATGCTCGAGCGCGATCTGGTGGTCGAATACGAGGTGCGCGCCGCACTCGCTGCAGGCATGAAGCTGTGTGAAGACCACGGCGACTACGTCAGCCGCGACATGCTGCTCAAGCAGTTGCAGGACACCGAAGAAGATCACGCTTGGTGGCTGGAGCAGCAGCTGGGCTTGATCAAGCGGATCGGTCTGGAGCTGTACCAGACCTCGAAGATCGACAAGGGCCATGTGGCGGGTTGA
- a CDS encoding penicillin acylase family protein, producing MRKWLGGLLLGIVVLALAASVTLYLLLRGSLPQLDGASALAGIAAPVNVQRDGLGVVTIDAASQIDAMRALGYVHAQERYFEMDLMRRAPAGELSELFGAAALELDKRNRVHRLRARVQASMEIAAGSQRAALQAYTDGVNAGLAALRVRPWPYLLLRQRPRAWTLDDSILTGMAMYAELQDNDNQTELANARIHAVVQPALAALLDHHGSSWDAPLFGPALGDAVLPDAAAVDLRRLPHPATAPSAEQPTPGSNNFAVDGSLTADGRAIVADDMHLSLRAPNIWFRARLRYPDTNAPDGKVDVTGFTLPGLPAVVVGSNGHVAWAFTNSYIDTADFARIPPATAAHSQPLTTHVETIRVAGAAPVRFEVREAAWGPVLHENPDGSLLALRWAAQLPGAIGLDFAQMSTAGDLLAAFAVADRSGIPAQNLLLADRNGRIAWRLIGARPARNAGCSASGIAEIATSAPGTNATPLSRADAAAAQPSPSGCVPWSVRSDDAPALIDPPTHRLWTANNRIVDAQQLATLGDAGYDLGARAQQIRDDLFAKQRFTERDLLAIQLDDRALLLRRWWELLRSVVEHSKDPALQQIELAKLDWNGHASTSSASYRIARDFRSMTIDAVEAGLLGPAKSALGDDFLPPRRAQLEGIVWPLLQQRPANLLPPTYTSWDQLLADAARSAQADSITQGESGDQLGQRTWGGRNTAAICHPMTRALPAIARRWLCMPPDQLPGDRDMPRVQGPAFGASERMVVSPGHERDGIVHMPGGQSAHPLSPFWGAGHDDWVHGRPTPFLPTTTLYTLQLQPK from the coding sequence ATGCGCAAATGGCTGGGCGGGTTGTTGCTGGGAATCGTGGTGCTGGCCCTGGCAGCCAGCGTGACTCTCTATCTGTTGCTGCGCGGCAGCTTGCCGCAGTTGGATGGCGCCAGCGCCCTCGCCGGCATTGCGGCACCGGTCAACGTGCAGCGCGACGGCTTGGGCGTAGTCACCATCGATGCGGCCAGCCAGATCGATGCCATGCGCGCGCTCGGCTATGTGCACGCGCAGGAGCGCTATTTCGAGATGGACCTGATGCGCCGCGCGCCAGCCGGTGAGTTGTCCGAATTGTTCGGTGCTGCCGCGTTGGAGCTGGACAAGCGCAACCGCGTGCATCGCTTGCGCGCACGCGTGCAGGCCAGCATGGAGATCGCGGCCGGCAGTCAACGCGCAGCCTTGCAGGCCTACACCGACGGCGTAAACGCAGGACTGGCGGCCTTGCGCGTGCGGCCATGGCCGTACCTACTACTGCGGCAGAGACCGCGCGCCTGGACGCTGGACGATTCCATCCTCACCGGCATGGCGATGTACGCCGAGCTGCAGGACAACGACAACCAGACCGAACTGGCCAACGCCCGCATCCACGCAGTGGTGCAGCCGGCACTGGCAGCACTGCTCGACCATCATGGTTCCAGCTGGGATGCGCCGCTGTTCGGGCCGGCTCTGGGCGATGCCGTGCTGCCAGATGCTGCCGCAGTGGATCTGCGTCGCTTGCCGCACCCGGCCACCGCACCGAGCGCCGAGCAACCGACGCCGGGCAGCAACAACTTCGCCGTGGATGGCAGCCTCACTGCCGACGGTCGCGCCATCGTCGCCGACGACATGCATCTGAGCCTGCGCGCGCCCAATATCTGGTTTCGCGCGCGCCTGCGCTACCCCGACACCAATGCGCCCGATGGCAAGGTGGACGTCACCGGCTTCACCCTGCCCGGCCTGCCGGCAGTGGTGGTCGGCAGCAACGGGCATGTGGCCTGGGCATTTACCAACAGCTATATCGACACGGCAGATTTTGCGCGGATTCCGCCGGCCACAGCGGCGCATTCGCAGCCACTCACCACGCATGTCGAAACGATTCGCGTGGCAGGCGCTGCACCGGTGCGATTTGAAGTACGCGAGGCAGCCTGGGGGCCGGTCCTGCACGAGAACCCCGATGGCAGTCTGCTGGCGTTGCGCTGGGCCGCACAGCTACCCGGCGCGATCGGTCTGGACTTCGCTCAGATGAGCACTGCAGGCGATCTGCTGGCCGCGTTTGCGGTGGCGGATCGCTCGGGCATTCCTGCGCAAAATCTGCTGTTGGCCGATCGTAACGGGCGCATCGCCTGGCGCCTGATCGGCGCGCGCCCGGCACGCAATGCGGGTTGCAGCGCGAGCGGTATTGCCGAAATTGCCACCTCGGCGCCGGGGACGAACGCCACGCCGCTCTCGCGTGCGGATGCGGCAGCAGCGCAGCCCTCGCCCTCGGGTTGTGTGCCATGGTCAGTGCGCAGCGACGATGCGCCTGCGCTGATCGATCCACCTACGCACCGGCTATGGACCGCCAACAACCGCATCGTCGATGCGCAACAGCTGGCCACGCTCGGCGACGCCGGCTACGACCTGGGCGCGCGTGCGCAGCAGATCCGCGATGATTTGTTCGCAAAGCAGCGCTTTACCGAGCGCGATCTGCTCGCCATCCAGCTCGACGATCGCGCGTTGTTGCTCAGGCGCTGGTGGGAGCTGCTGCGCAGCGTGGTCGAGCACAGCAAAGACCCGGCGCTGCAACAGATCGAACTCGCCAAACTTGATTGGAACGGGCATGCCTCCACCAGCTCGGCCAGCTATCGCATCGCACGCGATTTTCGCAGCATGACCATCGATGCAGTGGAAGCCGGTTTGCTGGGACCGGCCAAATCCGCGCTTGGCGACGACTTCCTGCCACCTCGTCGCGCGCAGTTGGAAGGCATCGTCTGGCCGTTGTTGCAGCAGCGTCCAGCCAATCTATTGCCGCCGACGTATACAAGTTGGGATCAGCTGCTCGCCGACGCAGCGCGCAGCGCGCAGGCAGACTCGATCACGCAAGGCGAATCGGGCGACCAGCTCGGCCAGCGCACCTGGGGCGGACGCAACACCGCTGCCATCTGCCATCCGATGACACGCGCATTGCCTGCCATCGCCAGGCGCTGGCTGTGCATGCCGCCCGACCAACTGCCAGGCGATCGCGACATGCCACGCGTGCAGGGTCCTGCCTTCGGCGCCTCCGAACGCATGGTGGTGTCACCGGGCCACGAACGCGACGGCATCGTACATATGCCGGGCGGCCAGAGCGCACATCCGTTGTCGCCGTTCTGGGGAGCGGGCCATGACGATTGGGTGCATGGCAGACCAACGCCGTTCCTGCCGACGACAACGCTTTACACGCTGCAGTTACAGCCGAAGTAG
- the hpaM gene encoding type III secretion-associated outer membrane-bound protein HpaM — MPLLDRSVFVLLPLVFATACSAAPPAKPGPPDAPVAACTAKVRPGQDLQKAIDKLPQSDTPAVLCLEKGEFPLSGLVSIHRGNLTLRGKGPSTVLRMADGVQQPALVVGDYENQQPTGVIRNVSIEDMQIVASTGEKEFMPERPYLSNSAVVVRSGQGIRLAGLQVNKCRSACLLSEYDTSEITVENNDVSGAIWDGVSFNRTAKVTMANNYIHDNVAAGLTIEHLEDSEIRNNRFERNGSQGIYLSDARRNRFSNNQFDGNKLAGVFLACAIHHRTPEVLCWDNSMSQENVFENNRFSNTPFTYTVGVDRAANCTAADFKPNLWRNNQADVAGVDIEPQRYGYCVRSD, encoded by the coding sequence ATGCCTCTGCTTGACCGCTCCGTTTTTGTCCTTTTGCCACTGGTATTTGCGACTGCCTGCTCTGCCGCGCCACCGGCTAAACCCGGCCCGCCTGACGCGCCCGTCGCCGCCTGCACTGCAAAAGTGCGCCCTGGCCAGGATCTGCAAAAAGCCATCGACAAACTTCCGCAAAGCGACACGCCTGCGGTGTTGTGCCTGGAAAAAGGCGAATTTCCGTTGAGTGGATTGGTATCGATCCACCGCGGCAATCTTACGCTCCGCGGCAAGGGCCCGAGCACCGTGCTGCGCATGGCTGATGGCGTGCAACAACCGGCACTGGTGGTCGGCGACTACGAAAACCAGCAGCCGACCGGCGTGATCCGCAATGTCAGCATCGAAGACATGCAAATCGTTGCCAGCACCGGCGAAAAAGAGTTCATGCCCGAGCGCCCGTACCTGAGCAATAGCGCAGTGGTGGTGCGGTCGGGCCAGGGCATCCGGCTCGCCGGCCTGCAAGTCAACAAGTGCCGCAGCGCCTGCCTGCTGAGCGAATACGACACCAGCGAGATCACCGTCGAAAACAACGATGTGTCCGGCGCTATCTGGGACGGCGTGTCGTTCAACCGTACGGCCAAGGTCACCATGGCCAACAACTATATCCACGACAACGTAGCAGCAGGCCTGACCATCGAGCACCTGGAAGATAGCGAAATCCGCAACAACCGCTTCGAGCGCAACGGCAGCCAGGGCATCTATCTGTCGGATGCGCGGCGCAACCGCTTCAGCAACAACCAGTTCGACGGCAACAAGCTTGCCGGCGTGTTTTTGGCCTGCGCTATTCATCATCGCACGCCGGAAGTTCTGTGCTGGGACAACAGCATGAGCCAGGAAAATGTGTTCGAGAACAATCGTTTCTCCAACACGCCGTTCACCTACACCGTCGGTGTGGACCGAGCTGCAAACTGCACCGCGGCCGACTTCAAGCCGAACCTGTGGCGCAACAATCAGGCCGATGTGGCCGGCGTTGATATCGAGCCGCAGCGCTACGGCTATTGCGTACGCAGCGACTGA